In a genomic window of Variovorax paradoxus:
- a CDS encoding glycosylase produces MFKWKKLGKVFNPGPQHGREWLNEFAQAPATLLFDDFVRVYFSCRPKADAKGQYVSYSAFLDLDRRDLFKVVNIGADPILPLGPLGAFDEFGIYPVSVARDGADVRAYYAGWTRCESVPFNVAIGSAISHDNGETFTKLGLGPVIGYSPDEPFVMSGPKIRRFNDRWYLWYIAGRKWKVVDGRAEPVYKIRMATSDDGVTWHKENRDLVESRIEEDEAQASPDVFFANGKYHMFFCYRYSAGYRGKTFGYRIGYASSTDLLHWTRDDYKAGIDVADEGWDSEMISYPHVFEVDGQVYMAYLGNQVGREGFGLAVLDGKLE; encoded by the coding sequence ATGTTCAAGTGGAAAAAACTGGGCAAGGTCTTCAACCCCGGCCCGCAACATGGCCGTGAATGGCTCAACGAGTTCGCGCAGGCGCCCGCGACGCTGCTGTTCGACGACTTCGTGCGCGTGTATTTTTCATGCCGGCCCAAGGCCGACGCCAAGGGCCAGTACGTGAGCTATTCGGCCTTTCTCGACCTGGACCGCCGCGACCTTTTCAAGGTGGTGAACATCGGCGCGGACCCGATCCTGCCGCTGGGGCCGTTGGGTGCCTTCGACGAGTTCGGCATCTATCCCGTGTCGGTGGCGCGCGACGGCGCGGACGTTCGCGCGTACTACGCGGGATGGACGCGCTGCGAATCGGTGCCGTTCAACGTGGCCATCGGCAGCGCGATCAGTCACGACAACGGGGAAACCTTCACCAAGCTCGGCCTCGGGCCGGTGATCGGATATTCACCCGACGAGCCGTTCGTGATGAGCGGCCCGAAGATCCGTCGCTTCAACGATCGCTGGTACCTCTGGTACATCGCCGGGCGCAAATGGAAGGTGGTCGACGGGCGCGCCGAGCCGGTCTACAAGATCCGCATGGCCACGTCGGACGACGGCGTCACCTGGCACAAGGAGAACCGCGACCTCGTCGAGAGCCGCATCGAGGAGGACGAGGCGCAGGCCAGTCCCGACGTGTTCTTCGCGAACGGCAAGTACCACATGTTCTTCTGCTACCGCTACAGCGCCGGCTACCGTGGCAAGACCTTCGGCTATCGCATCGGCTATGCCTCCAGCACCGACCTGCTGCACTGGACGCGCGACGACTACAAGGCCGGAATCGATGTCGCCGACGAGGGCTGGGATTCGGAAATGATCAGCTATCCGCACGTCTTCGAGGTGGACGGGCAGGTCTACATGGCCTACCTGGGCAACCAGGTTGGTCGCGAGGGCTTCGGCCTTGCGGTGCTCGACGGAAAGCTGGAGTAA
- a CDS encoding GNAT family N-acetyltransferase, which produces MQPERFELAVDRASADQIAGHLRECSESFTPPLAGRVDIAAYAEKIARRATRFEAWDAASGLVGLVAVYDNPQLEVFVTNVSVAPSCRGAGLARRLLQGCFDRMDIPHARRYRLEVDPRSEAAVRLYTRMGFVPVSQVGEMISMERPATGGDKE; this is translated from the coding sequence ATGCAGCCAGAGCGCTTCGAGTTGGCGGTCGACCGGGCCTCGGCCGACCAGATCGCCGGGCACCTGCGGGAGTGCAGCGAGAGCTTCACGCCGCCGCTCGCCGGGCGCGTGGACATCGCCGCCTACGCCGAGAAGATCGCGCGCAGGGCGACGCGTTTCGAGGCCTGGGACGCGGCGTCGGGGCTCGTGGGACTGGTCGCGGTGTATGACAATCCGCAACTCGAGGTCTTCGTGACCAACGTCAGCGTGGCGCCTTCCTGCCGCGGCGCGGGTCTGGCCCGGCGCCTGCTGCAGGGTTGCTTCGATCGGATGGACATTCCTCATGCCAGGCGCTACAGGCTCGAGGTCGATCCGCGCAGCGAGGCGGCGGTCCGCCTGTACACCCGCATGGGCTTCGTCCCGGTATCGCAGGTGGGAGAAATGATCAGCATGGAGCGCCCGGCGACGGGTGGGGACAAGGAATGA
- a CDS encoding class I SAM-dependent methyltransferase has translation MSTERNYDQEISDAADHQYAYGFDFDVMHPYMLRSFEPFIRPGKVLELGSFKGDFTRRLVERFDDVTCVEASEVALGEARRRLGDKAQFIHSRFEDATLPHRYDNIVLTHVLEHLDDPVKVLKRINEEWLSDDGRFFLVCPNANAPSRQIAVKMGLITHNAAVTPAEAQHGHRCTYSLDTLERDAVAAGLRVVHRSGIFFKALANFQWDRLLKTDIISKEYLEGCYQLGQVYPDLCSSIFLMCERGPGK, from the coding sequence ATGAGCACAGAACGCAACTACGACCAAGAGATCTCGGACGCGGCGGACCACCAGTACGCGTATGGATTTGACTTCGACGTCATGCATCCGTACATGCTGAGGTCGTTCGAGCCCTTCATCCGGCCGGGAAAGGTGCTGGAGCTGGGCAGCTTCAAGGGCGACTTCACGCGGCGCCTGGTGGAACGGTTCGACGACGTGACCTGCGTCGAGGCCTCCGAGGTGGCGCTGGGCGAAGCGAGGAGGCGGCTGGGCGACAAGGCGCAGTTCATCCATTCGCGCTTCGAGGATGCGACGCTGCCGCACCGCTACGACAACATCGTGCTCACCCATGTGCTCGAACACCTGGACGATCCGGTCAAGGTGCTCAAGCGGATCAACGAGGAGTGGCTGAGCGACGACGGGCGCTTCTTCCTGGTGTGCCCGAACGCGAATGCGCCCTCGCGGCAGATCGCGGTGAAGATGGGCCTGATCACGCACAACGCCGCGGTCACGCCGGCCGAGGCGCAGCACGGGCACCGGTGCACCTACTCGCTGGACACGCTGGAGCGCGATGCGGTGGCGGCGGGGCTGCGGGTGGTGCACCGCAGCGGGATCTTCTTCAAGGCGCTGGCGAACTTCCAGTGGGACCGCCTGTTGAAGACCGACATCATTTCCAAGGAGTACCTGGAAGGCTGCTACCAGCTCGGACAGGTCTATCCGGACCTGTGCTCCAGCATCTTTCTCATGTGCGAACGCGGGCCCGGAAAATGA
- a CDS encoding glycosyltransferase family 2 protein → MKISFVVAVYQNEGAISKTHEKIAGVFADRLKAHEYEVVFIDDGSTDGSLEEIRSLRAIDPNVKGLTFTRNFGQMAAMLAGFKEATGDAVINISADLQDPVDLIPEMVDKWIAGSEIVICHRTDRADTWLAKTYSSLAYGMLRMAIPQMPSGGFDFVLMDRKVMDEFNAIDVRHRFFQGDLLWTGYRTSLIPYERQKRTIGKSQYNFGKKLKNFLDAMLDASYLPIRFISLVGLLTSSLGVLYSISIVVAWARGETPFDGWAPLMIAVLLIGGLIMVMLGVVGEYVWRINEEVRKRPNYIVRDRF, encoded by the coding sequence ATGAAGATTTCCTTTGTCGTCGCCGTCTATCAGAACGAGGGCGCGATCTCCAAGACGCACGAGAAGATCGCGGGCGTCTTCGCGGACCGACTCAAGGCGCACGAGTACGAGGTGGTCTTCATCGACGACGGTTCGACCGATGGCTCGCTGGAGGAGATCCGCAGCTTGCGCGCGATCGATCCCAACGTGAAGGGCCTGACCTTCACGCGCAACTTCGGCCAGATGGCCGCGATGCTGGCGGGCTTCAAGGAGGCGACAGGCGACGCCGTCATCAATATCTCGGCGGACCTGCAAGACCCGGTGGACCTGATCCCCGAGATGGTCGACAAGTGGATCGCGGGATCGGAGATCGTCATCTGCCACCGCACGGACCGTGCGGACACCTGGCTGGCCAAGACGTACTCGAGCCTGGCCTACGGCATGCTGCGCATGGCCATTCCGCAGATGCCGTCGGGCGGCTTCGACTTCGTGCTGATGGACCGCAAGGTCATGGACGAATTCAACGCCATCGACGTGCGTCACCGGTTCTTCCAGGGCGACCTGTTGTGGACCGGCTACCGGACCAGCCTGATCCCCTACGAGAGGCAGAAGCGCACCATCGGCAAGTCGCAGTACAACTTCGGCAAGAAGCTGAAGAATTTCCTCGATGCGATGCTGGATGCGTCCTATCTGCCCATCCGTTTCATCTCCCTGGTGGGGTTGCTGACTTCCAGTCTGGGTGTGCTCTACAGCATCAGCATCGTAGTTGCATGGGCACGGGGGGAGACGCCCTTCGACGGCTGGGCGCCGCTCATGATCGCCGTCCTGCTGATCGGCGGACTCATCATGGTGATGCTGGGCGTGGTCGGTGAATACGTGTGGCGTATCAACGAGGAAGTGCGCAAGCGGCCGAACTATATCGTCAGGGACCGCTTCTGA
- a CDS encoding GtrA family protein — protein sequence MIRLKSLAAQFSKFTVVGGVNFFFTLVLFYLAVVVLRINHLIALVLVSLIGMLLTYTLNYYWVFKPSEKITFGSRLAKYIGAGLVSVALNVLLLHLLTSNTHIAPFYGQLLLIPFVVLFNFLSAKLWSLRVEQPSTP from the coding sequence GTGATTCGTCTCAAGTCTCTCGCCGCGCAGTTCTCCAAGTTCACCGTCGTCGGGGGGGTGAACTTCTTTTTCACGCTGGTGCTTTTCTATCTGGCCGTGGTCGTGCTGCGCATCAACCACCTGATCGCGTTGGTGCTGGTCTCGCTGATCGGGATGCTGCTCACCTACACGCTCAACTACTACTGGGTCTTCAAGCCGAGCGAGAAGATCACCTTCGGCTCACGGCTGGCCAAGTACATCGGCGCGGGCCTGGTCTCGGTGGCGCTGAACGTGCTGTTGCTGCATCTGCTCACCTCGAACACGCACATCGCGCCGTTCTATGGGCAACTGCTGCTGATCCCGTTCGTCGTGCTGTTCAATTTTCTTTCCGCGAAGCTCTGGTCGTTGCGGGTCGAGCAGCCCTCGACGCCATGA
- a CDS encoding glycosyltransferase family 61 protein, with translation MNRLNALALKILSKTRIVDDEYYKNKYRDVARSGLDTNYHYFHYGFSEGRHPNLGMEKFSIWHFEKTTSFLIRFFLDEKFYLKYYPDVAGKGLSPAEHYASIGRKENRKINEASATLATWAFFLKLKIRDFKKIPPTEAVLESYRRMLFEDAQKGIFTSFVANEISRQLNLHENQILLGKFKTISYTELVDAGHEIQILEPSYPMTFREPEVVDSTAERPPRTVEVPEQWIASIKDAKVVGGFQVLSGDQFVIYEPAANPHEGFVAGIWQYVVSLNHKRDIFLWFRHEKTITLPAAILLGGRCSPNYYHWLIEYLGKAYLLSGQPQLEKIPLLVADGMFEQEFESLQALLPDWPIYRLDNSTLLNVDNLYVPSSCTNLADNLREPMWKTSAVCFKTLQHMQTTVFSKFGIDPSVRGVRKVFLARRSGRNIANASEIEALVASFGYEVVDTGTLSFEQQVRLFSEARTIIGAMGAAFTNLIFCKPETEVLALASPYAQLFCSQSNMALFAGCRYRVLAGSHPLFRPGDELTIADPGLFQDSYTIDPDRLAIELDEIERRTAR, from the coding sequence ATGAACCGACTCAACGCCTTGGCATTAAAAATCCTGTCCAAGACCAGGATTGTCGACGACGAGTATTATAAGAATAAATATCGTGACGTGGCAAGATCCGGCCTCGACACGAACTATCATTATTTCCACTACGGATTTTCCGAGGGAAGGCACCCCAACCTCGGGATGGAAAAGTTTTCAATTTGGCATTTCGAAAAAACCACCAGTTTTCTGATCAGGTTTTTTCTCGACGAAAAATTCTACCTGAAATACTACCCGGATGTCGCCGGCAAAGGGCTTTCTCCCGCTGAACACTACGCCAGCATTGGGCGCAAGGAAAACAGGAAGATCAACGAGGCTTCGGCGACGCTCGCTACATGGGCCTTTTTCTTGAAGCTGAAAATCAGGGACTTCAAGAAAATCCCACCCACCGAGGCTGTCCTGGAAAGTTACAGGCGCATGCTTTTCGAAGATGCTCAAAAGGGGATTTTCACGAGTTTCGTGGCAAACGAAATCTCTCGCCAATTGAACCTGCACGAAAATCAGATTTTGCTGGGTAAGTTCAAAACGATTTCATATACGGAACTGGTCGACGCAGGCCATGAGATTCAAATCCTCGAACCGTCCTACCCAATGACATTTCGAGAGCCGGAGGTCGTCGACTCGACCGCAGAGCGGCCACCTCGAACGGTCGAAGTCCCTGAACAATGGATCGCGTCGATAAAGGACGCGAAAGTCGTCGGCGGATTTCAGGTATTGTCCGGCGATCAATTTGTTATTTACGAACCGGCGGCAAATCCTCACGAGGGCTTTGTCGCGGGAATCTGGCAATACGTTGTATCGCTGAACCACAAACGCGATATTTTCCTCTGGTTTCGCCATGAGAAGACGATCACGCTTCCGGCAGCCATCTTGCTCGGTGGCCGATGCAGCCCCAATTACTATCATTGGCTGATCGAGTATCTGGGGAAGGCCTACCTGTTGTCGGGGCAACCCCAATTGGAAAAAATCCCGTTGCTCGTGGCCGACGGCATGTTCGAACAGGAATTCGAATCGCTACAGGCTCTTCTACCCGATTGGCCGATATATCGCCTCGACAACTCAACGCTGCTGAATGTCGACAATCTCTACGTGCCGTCGTCGTGTACCAATTTGGCCGACAACCTGCGCGAGCCCATGTGGAAAACCTCCGCGGTTTGCTTCAAGACACTGCAGCATATGCAGACCACGGTTTTCTCGAAATTCGGCATCGACCCGTCCGTCAGGGGAGTGCGCAAGGTATTCCTGGCGCGTCGCAGCGGGCGCAACATCGCCAACGCATCGGAGATCGAAGCACTCGTCGCATCGTTCGGGTACGAGGTCGTCGATACCGGAACCCTTTCCTTCGAGCAGCAGGTACGCCTGTTCTCCGAAGCGAGAACGATCATCGGAGCGATGGGCGCGGCCTTCACCAACCTGATCTTCTGCAAGCCGGAGACGGAAGTGCTCGCGCTTGCATCGCCTTATGCTCAGCTCTTCTGCTCGCAATCCAACATGGCATTGTTCGCAGGCTGTCGCTACAGAGTTCTTGCGGGGAGTCATCCGCTGTTTCGACCGGGCGACGAACTCACCATTGCAGACCCCGGCCTCTTTCAGGACAGCTACACGATAGATCCGGATCGGCTGGCCATCGAACTCGACGAAATCGAGCGGCGAACGGCCCGTTGA
- a CDS encoding N-acetyltransferase, with protein sequence MFIHPLADVQATEIGAGTKIWQFNVVAAGARIGKNCNISAHCFIEGGAVVGDNVTLKCGVYLWDGITLESDVFVGPGALFTNDMFPRSKVYPESFLRTTVCEGASIGAGAVLTPGITIGRHAMIAAGAVVKRDVEPFSLVRGVPARHVRFIDV encoded by the coding sequence ATATTCATTCACCCTCTGGCGGATGTTCAGGCAACCGAAATCGGAGCGGGAACGAAGATCTGGCAATTCAATGTCGTGGCGGCGGGGGCTCGCATAGGAAAGAATTGCAATATCTCGGCGCATTGTTTCATAGAGGGCGGAGCGGTGGTCGGCGACAACGTCACATTGAAATGCGGTGTCTATCTATGGGATGGAATTACGCTCGAATCCGATGTTTTCGTGGGCCCGGGAGCCTTGTTCACCAACGACATGTTTCCTCGGTCCAAGGTCTATCCTGAGTCCTTTTTGCGAACTACGGTTTGCGAGGGTGCGTCGATCGGTGCGGGAGCCGTCTTGACGCCTGGTATCACCATAGGACGGCATGCCATGATAGCGGCAGGTGCAGTGGTGAAGAGGGATGTCGAACCTTTTTCTCTCGTAAGAGGAGTGCCGGCCCGGCATGTGAGATTCATTGATGTTTGA
- a CDS encoding N-acetyltransferase yields MIHPTAHIEKGAQLGEGVSIGAFSIVHREAIIGDRTVIESHCEIAYPSKLANGELLTIGQDSLIRSHSVFYAGSTFGEKLVTGHRVTVRELTKAGKNFQIGTLGDIQGHCEIGDYVRTHSNVHIGHASKVGSFVWIFPYVVLTNDPHPPSETCIGCEIGDYAAIATMSVVLPGVKVGEHSLIAALSCVGRDVEPHTVVGGSPAKFLCKTEKIKLRDGTGRNAYPWTTHFHRGYPEEVVSQWLAEAATRATA; encoded by the coding sequence ATGATTCATCCCACCGCGCACATCGAAAAGGGCGCACAGCTAGGAGAGGGCGTTTCCATCGGAGCATTCTCGATCGTCCATCGCGAGGCAATCATCGGCGACAGGACTGTCATCGAGAGCCACTGTGAAATCGCGTATCCCTCCAAGTTGGCGAACGGAGAGCTGCTCACGATCGGCCAGGACTCCTTGATTCGCTCGCACAGCGTTTTTTACGCTGGCTCCACCTTCGGGGAGAAATTGGTGACCGGCCACCGCGTTACCGTTCGCGAATTGACAAAAGCTGGGAAGAATTTCCAGATCGGGACATTGGGCGACATACAAGGCCATTGCGAAATTGGCGACTATGTGCGAACCCACAGCAACGTTCACATCGGGCACGCATCGAAGGTCGGAAGCTTCGTATGGATCTTCCCGTATGTCGTCCTGACCAATGATCCTCACCCGCCGAGCGAGACCTGCATTGGCTGCGAGATCGGTGACTATGCCGCCATCGCGACCATGTCGGTGGTGTTGCCAGGCGTCAAGGTTGGCGAACACTCGTTGATTGCGGCACTCAGCTGCGTCGGAAGGGATGTCGAACCGCACACGGTTGTCGGTGGTTCGCCCGCGAAGTTCCTGTGCAAGACCGAGAAGATCAAGCTGCGCGATGGCACTGGCCGTAATGCCTATCCGTGGACCACCCATTTTCACCGCGGGTACCCAGAGGAGGTCGTATCGCAGTGGCTGGCGGAGGCTGCCACCCGAGCCACGGCGTGA
- a CDS encoding ABC transporter ATP-binding protein, translating to MALISLKNVSVNFPIYGAGASSLRKTLAASVTGGRLGKETGVTVVQALSDISIELNSGDRLGLIGHNGAGKSTLLRTLAGVYEPSSGDFTRQGTVASLIDPVLGIEVDASGLENIMLRGLVMGMSRKRVEQLTQDICEFSGLGEYVNMPVRTYSTGMLMRLAFSISTSIEADILLMDEWLSVGDAEFTEKAERRMREVVAKSGILVLASHSPDLISKECNRVIRLEHGRIVEC from the coding sequence ATGGCTCTGATTTCCCTCAAGAACGTTTCGGTCAACTTCCCCATCTACGGGGCCGGCGCGAGTTCGCTGCGCAAGACCCTGGCTGCCTCCGTGACGGGCGGACGGCTCGGCAAGGAGACGGGCGTGACCGTCGTGCAGGCGCTCAGCGACATCAGCATCGAGCTCAACAGCGGCGACCGGCTGGGCCTGATCGGCCACAACGGCGCCGGCAAGTCGACGCTCCTGCGTACGCTGGCCGGCGTCTACGAGCCCTCCTCGGGCGATTTCACGCGGCAAGGCACCGTCGCCAGCCTGATCGACCCGGTGCTGGGCATCGAAGTCGATGCCAGCGGCCTGGAGAACATCATGCTGCGCGGCCTGGTCATGGGCATGAGCCGCAAGCGGGTGGAACAGCTCACGCAGGACATCTGCGAATTCAGCGGCCTGGGCGAGTACGTGAACATGCCCGTGCGCACCTACTCCACCGGCATGCTGATGCGCCTGGCCTTCTCGATCTCGACCAGCATCGAGGCCGACATCCTGCTCATGGACGAATGGCTGTCGGTCGGTGACGCCGAGTTCACCGAAAAGGCCGAGCGGCGCATGCGCGAAGTGGTGGCCAAGTCCGGCATCCTGGTGCTGGCGTCGCACTCCCCCGACCTGATTTCCAAGGAGTGCAACCGCGTGATCCGCCTGGAGCACGGGCGGATCGTGGAGTGCTAG
- a CDS encoding ABC transporter permease, which translates to MSQVHSNLHRGAWADWWDGTRRPDIWWTLAWFDIVLRYRRSLLGPLWLTLSMGIMIGGMGPLYSGLFGTELSRFFPHLALGVIFWGFFSNIVTDACHTFVNSAHYLKQGYFPITLFVWRGLSRNIIQFAHQIVLYVPVALWAGISLSWHALLFVPAFMLLIINAHAVGLVLGLVCTRFRDVTQIVTSMMQMLMFLTPVFWLPENLPGRARYVLWNPLAQMLDLLRTPLMGGIPDLHHWLAIAGWTVFSVICASLLFIKYRRRVVYWL; encoded by the coding sequence ATGAGCCAAGTCCATTCCAACCTCCACCGTGGCGCCTGGGCCGACTGGTGGGACGGCACCCGTAGGCCCGACATCTGGTGGACCCTCGCGTGGTTCGACATCGTCCTGCGCTATCGCCGCTCCCTGCTCGGCCCGCTGTGGCTGACTCTGAGCATGGGCATCATGATCGGCGGCATGGGGCCGCTCTACAGCGGCCTGTTCGGCACCGAACTCTCACGCTTCTTCCCGCACCTGGCACTGGGCGTCATCTTCTGGGGCTTTTTCTCCAACATCGTGACGGATGCGTGCCATACCTTCGTGAATTCGGCCCACTACCTCAAGCAGGGCTACTTTCCGATCACGCTGTTCGTCTGGCGCGGCCTGTCGCGCAACATCATCCAGTTCGCACACCAGATCGTGCTTTACGTTCCGGTCGCGCTGTGGGCCGGCATCTCGCTGTCCTGGCATGCGCTGCTGTTCGTGCCGGCGTTCATGCTCCTGATCATCAACGCGCACGCCGTCGGGCTGGTGCTCGGGCTGGTGTGCACGCGTTTTCGCGACGTGACGCAGATCGTCACGAGCATGATGCAGATGCTGATGTTCCTCACTCCGGTCTTCTGGCTGCCCGAGAACCTGCCGGGACGTGCCCGCTACGTGCTCTGGAACCCGCTGGCGCAGATGCTCGACCTGCTGCGCACGCCGCTGATGGGCGGCATACCGGACCTGCACCACTGGCTGGCGATCGCAGGCTGGACCGTCTTCAGCGTGATCTGCGCCAGCCTGCTGTTCATCAAGTACCGCCGCCGCGTCGTCTACTGGCTCTGA